From a region of the Rhodococcus sp. 4CII genome:
- the thiE gene encoding thiamine phosphate synthase — protein sequence MTTTHHSNLTDRRRRLGAARLYLCTDARREKGDLAQFAEAALSGGVDIIQLRDKGSAGEKKFGTMDARDELAALSVLAAAARRHGALLAVNDRADMALAAGADVLHLGQGDLPVPYARTVVGSDVLIGRSTHSRAQASLAAIEDGVDYFCTGPVWATPTKPGRTASGIDLVRSTADSATNRPWFAIGGIDEARVPEILAAGATRIVVVRAITEARDPQAAARSLSALLQQNA from the coding sequence GTGACCACCACGCACCACAGCAACCTCACGGACCGTCGGCGCCGCCTCGGAGCGGCGCGCTTGTACCTGTGCACCGACGCCAGGCGCGAGAAGGGCGACCTGGCGCAGTTCGCCGAAGCCGCGCTGTCCGGTGGCGTCGACATCATCCAGCTCCGGGACAAGGGCTCGGCCGGCGAGAAAAAGTTCGGCACGATGGACGCCCGGGACGAACTCGCGGCGCTGTCGGTGCTCGCGGCCGCGGCCAGGCGGCACGGCGCGCTGCTCGCGGTGAACGACCGCGCCGACATGGCGCTGGCGGCCGGGGCGGACGTGCTGCACCTCGGTCAGGGTGACCTGCCCGTTCCGTACGCGCGGACCGTCGTCGGGTCCGACGTGCTGATCGGCCGCTCCACCCACAGCCGCGCGCAGGCCAGCCTCGCGGCCATCGAGGACGGCGTCGACTACTTCTGCACCGGGCCGGTGTGGGCCACACCCACCAAACCCGGCCGGACCGCGTCGGGCATCGATCTCGTGCGTTCGACCGCAGACTCCGCGACCAACCGCCCGTGGTTCGCGATCGGCGGCATCGACGAGGCCCGCGTACCGGAGATCCTCGCCGCCGGGGCGACCCGCATCGTGGTCGTACGCGCGATCACCGAGGCCCGCGACCCGCAGGCCGCCGCGCGCTCGCTGTCGGCCCTCCTGCAGCAGAACGCCTAG
- a CDS encoding NUDIX hydrolase, with protein MRGDGDGWATGPDGSRHWGKHGAAGLLLRAPLPDETPAVLLQHRAAWSHQGGTWALPGGARDSHETTTHAAVREAHEEAGIDSAAIRVRTEVVTMEAASGWSYTTVIADAERPLPTVPNGESTELRWVREADVAGLPLHPGFEAGWPRLRTTEVRLLFARYDVLGERGALPQLSKALPRTVRLPDGMYGWLPRIEVLESADTVGLLAEPVGHGTTLGTVTAVVATDPELVEQLPATVVVLTPATVLGWLDQP; from the coding sequence ATGCGTGGTGACGGTGACGGCTGGGCAACCGGGCCGGACGGCAGTCGTCATTGGGGCAAGCACGGTGCGGCCGGGTTGTTGCTGCGGGCGCCGCTGCCGGACGAGACGCCGGCCGTGCTGCTGCAGCACCGGGCTGCGTGGAGCCACCAGGGTGGGACGTGGGCGTTGCCCGGCGGCGCCCGGGACAGTCACGAGACCACCACCCACGCCGCGGTTCGTGAGGCGCACGAGGAAGCAGGCATCGACAGCGCGGCCATCCGCGTCCGCACCGAGGTCGTCACCATGGAGGCGGCGAGCGGCTGGAGTTACACCACCGTGATCGCCGACGCCGAGCGCCCGCTGCCGACGGTCCCGAACGGGGAGAGCACCGAACTGCGCTGGGTACGGGAGGCAGACGTCGCCGGCCTGCCCCTGCACCCCGGATTCGAAGCGGGATGGCCGCGACTGCGGACCACCGAGGTGCGACTGCTGTTCGCGAGGTACGACGTGCTGGGAGAGCGCGGTGCGTTGCCGCAGCTGTCGAAGGCGCTGCCCCGCACGGTGCGCCTGCCCGACGGCATGTACGGGTGGCTGCCGCGCATCGAAGTGCTCGAGTCGGCGGACACGGTCGGCCTGCTCGCCGAACCGGTCGGCCACGGCACCACGCTGGGCACGGTCACGGCGGTCGTCGCCACCGACCCCGAGCTGGTCGAACAGTTGCCGGCCACCGTCGTCGTCCTGACGCCGGCGACTGTGCTGGGCTGGCTGGATCAGCCGTAA